The Deltaproteobacteria bacterium genomic interval AAGCGATCACAAAATGTTTGAGGTCGGTCATCGCAATTTCCTGCAAGGCCCGTTTGAGCTGGCGTTCAAGGACCTCCATCGCCTGGCCGGCGTTCCTTTCCTCCACGGTCTCGCCGATACAGAGGATCGGGATCAACTCCTGCATCAGCGCGGCTCTCACCTTTTTGTTGGCGGTTTCGTCGGTTTCCCCGAAGAGGCGGCGCCTTTCGGAGTGGGCGATGAGGACGTACTGACAACCGGCCTCTTTCAGGAAGGAACCGGCAATCTCCCCGGTATAGGCCCCCTCCAGTTCCCAATAGAGGTCTTGACCGGCGGTCTTGAAATCGGTTTCCTGGAGGGCGATATGCGCCGAATAGAGGGTGGTAAAGGGGAGGGCAAAAACGATCTCAAGACCGGTGGTCTCTGCCAGTTTAAAACGGAATTCGGTGAGACGCTTCAGCGTATCACCGATCGTCCCATGCATCTTCCAGTTCGCCACAATGAGATTTGTCATTTAGTCCTCCAAGGCCTTGATCCCCGGGAGTTCTTTTCCTTCCAGGAATTCCAGGGTGGCCCCACCCCCCGTGGAGAGATGGGTGATCTTTGATTCAACACCCGCCATCTTGACGGCCGCCAGTGAATCACCACCACCGGTTACGGAAATCGCCCCGGAATCGGCGATCTCCCTGGCGATGGTGAGGGTCCCCTTGGCAAATGAGGGAAGTTCAAACATCCCCATCGGTCCGTTCCAAAAAATGGTCTTTGCCTCACGGAGGATCTTGCAGAAATTATCCAGTGTCTTCGGTCCGATATCCAGCCCCTTCATCCCCTTCCGAATGTTGGCAGACAAGGTTGTCTCCACCGGAGATCCTTCCCTGGCTTCAGCGGCGACCCGATGGTCTGTCGGCAAATAAATCCTGATCCCTCGGGTCTTGGCCCTCTCCAGGATCCTGCTGGCCAGGTGGACCTTCTCCTCTTCCTTGAGAGAAGCCCCCACCTCAACCCCTTCCGCGGCGAGAAAGGTGTAACTCATCCCCCCGCCGATCAGGAGGGCGTCCACCTTGCCCAAAAGATTCTCGATCACGCCGATTTTATCGGAAACCTTGGCGCCGCCGAGGACGACAACAAACGGTTTTGCCGGTTTGGGTGAATCACCCTTGCCCAGTAGTTTTCCCAAAAATTCAAGCTCTGTTTTGACCAAAAATCCGGCTCCTTTCTCCTTGAAATGGGAGACCATCCCGACGGTCGAGGCATGGGCCCGGTGACAGGTGCCGAAGGCGTCATTGATATAGATATCACCCAGGAGGGCCAACGATTTGGCGAAGGCCGGATCATTTTTTTCCTCTTCTTCATGAAAACGGAGGTTCTCAAGCAAAAGAACCTGTCCTTCTTTTAACTCGTAGACCAACTTCCGGACCGCATCCCCGACACAATCTTCCGGGAAGAGGAGATCCTGCCCCAGGAGTTCCGAGAGGCGTTCACCGATCCGAACAAGACTGTCTTCGGCATGAAATCCTCCCTTGGGGCGTCCCAGATGGGAGGCGAGAATAACACGCCCCTTGTTTTCCAGGGCGTAACGAATAGTCGGGAGCGACTCCCGGATCCGGGTGTCGTCGGTAATGTCACCTTGATCATTGCGGGCCACGTTGAAATCGACACGGAGGAAGACCCGTTTTTCCTTCAGGTCAAATTGGTCGATGAATTTGAGTGACATCGGTTTTTTAAAGATGCTTGGAAACAATCTTGATCAGATCCACCATCCGGTAGGAAAAACCGATTTCGTTATCATACCAGGCCAGCACCTTGACCAGGTGCTTTTCCAGAACATTGGTGGAGAGCATGTCAATGATCGCCGACTCGGTGTTTCCGTTGAAATCGATGGAGACCAGCGGCTCGTAGCAACAGGAAAGTATTCCTTTCAGGGGACCTCCGCCGGCAACCTCAAAGGCCCGGTTCACCGCGGGAATTGAGGCCTCTTGTTCCACTTCGCAAACCAGATCGATCAATGAAACATTGGGAGTCGGCACACGGATTGAAATGCCATCCAGTTTTCCCTTGAGCTCCGGAAGGACAACCCCGATCGACTTAGCCGCGCCAGTGGTTGTCGGGATCTGGCTCAAGGCACCGGCGCGGGCCCGGCGGAGATCTTTGTGATACTTGTCCAGAATTTTCTGGTCGTTGGTGTAGGAGTGGATCGTTGTCATAAAACCGCGGCGGATTTTAAAGTTTTCATGCAAAATCTTGACCACAGGGGCAAGACAGTTTGTGGTGCAAGAGGCGTTGGAAATAATCTGGTGTTTGGCCGGGTCGTAAGTCTTCTCATTCACCCCGACCAGCAAGGTGGCATCGGCTTCTCTACCGGGGGCGGAGATGATAACCTTCTTGACACCTTGCACGAGGTGTTTTGCCGCCGCCGGGCGAGCGGTAAATTTCCCCGTACACTCCAGGACAAGGTCGACATTTTCCTCCCTCCACGGAATTTCGGAGGGTTCCTGGTGCGAGACAAGCCGGATCCTCTTCCCATTAATCGAAAGATGACCATCCTCCCCCTTGAGATCGGCATGAAGACGCCCATGAATCGAATCATATTTGAGGAGGTGGGCAAAACCGGCCGGGTCGATCTTGTCATTGATCATCACAATGTCAAAATCGTCAAAAGAGCCCTCCACCCAGGCGCGGAGGATCCCTTTCCCGATGCGTCCCAACCCATTGATTCCAACGCGGGTTTTCATGGCGGGGCGAAAGTATACAGCTTTGAACCCCTCCGTCAATGGTGATTTTGCCAAGGGCCCCCTTGACAAGGGGAAAAGAATCACTATATTCCCCCCGCCTTTGAAGAAGTCTAAAAGAGGCTGTTGAAAGGTCATTTAAGAGCAACCTTAAATTTAAAAGGAGGGAGTTATGGCCGAGAAGAAACTAAAGATCCGTCCGTTGCAAGACAGGGTCCTGGTGAAGAGACTGGAAGAGGAGGAAAAAACCAAGGGGGGTATCATTATCCCTGATTCTGCCAAGGAGAAGCCGCAAGAAGGGAAAGTGATTGCGGTCGGCAAGGGGAAGGTCTTGGAAGATGGTAAAATCTCTCCGCTGGATGTCAAGGTTGGGGATAAGATCCTTTTTTCCAAGTACTCCGGAGCTGAGGTCAAGATTGAAGGGGAGGAACATCTTATTTTGAAGGAAGACGATATTTTAGGAATCGTCGAATAAATTAACATTATTTAAGGAGGCACTACCTATGTCAGCAAAAGATATCATCTATGATCAGAAGGCCCGCGAGTCGATCCTGAAGGGGGTCAACAAACTGGCGGATGCCGTCAAGGTAACCCTTGGTCCAAAGGGACGAAACGTTATCCTGGAAAAATCGTTCGGCTCTCCGACCATCACCAAAGACGGGGTCACGGTGGCGAAGGAGATTGAGCTCGAGGACAAATTCGAAAACATGGGGGCCCAGATGGTGAAGGAGGTGGCCTCCAAGACCTCCGATGTGGCTGGTGACGGAACCACGACGGCGACTGTTCTGGCCCAGGCGATCTTTCGCGAAGGGGCGAAGATTGTTTCTGCCGGTCACAACCCGATGGCGGTGAAGCGCGGGATTGAAAGGGCGGTTGAGGCGGTGACGACGGAACTGAAGGCGATTGCGAAGCCGACCAAGGACCGAAAGGAAATCGCCCAGGTGGGTACCATCTCCGCAAACAATGATGAAAAAATAGGGAATATCATTGCCGAGGCGATGGACAAGGTTGGCAAGGAAGGGGTCATCACGGTGGAAGAGGCCAAGTCGATGGAGACCACCCTTGACGTGGTGGAAGGGATGCAATTTGACCGTGGTTACCTTTCTCCCTATTTTGTGACCGATCCGGAAAGGATGGAAGTCGTCCTCGAGGATCCTTATATTTTGATTAATGAAAAGAAAATTAGTGCCATGAAGGAGCTTCTGCCGGTATTAGAGGCGGTAGCCCGTTCCGGTCGTCCCCTCCTGATTGTTGCTGAGGATGTTGAGGGAGAGGCGCTGGCAACGCTGGTTGTGAACAAGCTCCGTGGTACCTTGCAGTGCGCCGCTGTCAAGGCCCCTGGTTTTGGGGATCGTCGCAAAGCGATGTTGGATGATATTGCGACCTTAACCGGCGGGAAGTGTCTTGCCGAGGAGCTGGGTCTCAAACTGGAGGCGGTGGAGCTCAAGGACTTGGGCCGTGCGAAGAGGATCACGATCGACAAGGACAACACCACGATCATTGATGGGGCCGGCAAGAAGGCCGACATTGAGGGGCGTGTGAAACAGATCCGAGCCCAGGTCGAGGAAACCACCTCTGATTACGACAAGGAGAAACTGCAGGAGAGACTCGCCAAGCTGGTCGGTGGTGTAGCCGTCATCAATGTGGGGGCTGCGACCGAGACGGAGATGAAGGAAAAGAAGGCCCGTGTGGAGGATGCCCTCCATGCTACCCGTGCCGCCGTGGAGGAAGGAATCGTCCCGGGCGGTGGTGTGGCGTTGATCCGTTGCTTGCAGGTTCTTGATAAATTGAAAATCTCCCCGGAGGAGCAGTTCGGGGTGAATATTGTGAAGAAGGCGATTGAGGAACCTCTCCGTTGGATCGCACAAAATGGCGGCCTGGAAGGGGCCATTGTTGTGGAGGAGGTCAAGAAAGGGCAGGCGGCCTATGGTTACAATGCCGAGGCCGGCCGTTTCGAAGACCTGTTGAAGGCCGGGATCATTGATCCCGCCAAGGTCGCCCGTTGCGCTCTTCAGAACGCGGCCTCGGTGGCCTCTCTCCTCCTGACAACGGAGGCGATGGTTGCCGAAAAGCCGGAGTTAAAGGAGAAGATGCCCCCAATGCCTCCGGGCGGCGGGATGATGTAAGCTCCTATAATTCAATTGACTTCAAAAGCCCCGACGCGCTAGAAGGGATGCGGCGCGCGGGGCTTTTGTCTTTTAGGAAAAGGAAGGAACCATTCACGTGAGTCGTTTCCATTGGGCGAATCGCCCTTGGGTGAAGCACCCTGGGTCGGCCGTCGCCGCCGCTTTTCTCTTTTGCTCCCCGGCGCCGCTCTTCGCGGTTGATTTTTCCGCCCACGGCTATTACCGGAACCGGACCGTTACCTTTCACGACCTGGATACCCAACAACCCAATAGTGGTGTCGCTCAACCCGGCTTAGGGGATAAACCATGCAAACCGGATGCCTCACAGGCTGGTCAACCGGGGGACAACGACTGTTTCGGCAGTATCCTCTTCAACCAACATCGGCTTCGTGTGGAACCGATGCTCAAGGTCAATGACAACATCTCCTTTCATATGCAGATGGATATTGTCGATAATCTCATCTTTGGGACGGAGAAGACCAAACAGCTCGATTTTGTCTCTCCGATTGTCGGGACCGTCCAACTCCCCGGTTCCGGAGGGGCCTTGGGGGTCGTGGGGGGGGAGGCGGGGGAGAACAAGGTTCTTCATATCCGCAGGGCCTGGGTTAATCTCTTGACCCCGATGGGGGTTTTTCGTTTTGGACGTCAGCCCTCCCATTGGGGGCTTGGGATCTTTCAGAATGATGGCAACGGGATTGAGGATGACTTTGGCGATACCTTTGACCGGATCCTTTATCTGGCCGCCCTGGATACCGAAAAGGCGGGGACGTTCAGTTTTGGCACAGTGGCTGATATCACCTTTGCCAATCAGCGAGATCCGAGGATCAGCGGTCTTGGGGGGGCGATCCGTGGGGTGACAGAGGATATGCGGCAGTTCGCCGGGATCCTCATGTATGAAAAAGAGGGGGAAAACGCCGCCTTTTCACTCGGGACCTTTTCCGGGATCCGCTATCGCAACGGGAAGGAAGGGGATACGACGACAACGGCGCGTCGGGTCCTGGATGCCGACAACAACGGGATCCCCGATCTGGATGCGAGCGGGAATTCCCAGCTGACCGATCCCCTCCCGGCAGGTCATGACGGGAACACCTTTCTCTATTTTGCCGATATCTACACCAAGCTAAAATTCTTGAGGCACTACAAGATCCAGCTGGAGTACGTTTACCTGGGTGGCAAGCTCTCCACAGGCCTCGCGATTGATGCCGTTCCCTTTAATAATCTTCCGGCCAATGCCCTCGGGCCGTATGAACTTGCGGATCAAAACAAATTTCAGGTCCATATGGCGGCGATGGAGGCGGAGGCGAATTACGATTTTGGCGAATTCCTGCTCCAGAGTGGTTTCGCCTCAGGCGATTCAGACCCGCTCTCCAGCAAGATCACCCAGTTTGGTTTTAGACCGGACTATCAGTTGGGGCTGTTGATGTTTCATGTCCCCTTGGGGCGTTCGCCATCCATCACCCAGGCCAACGGCAACGGCCAGGGGAGCCGCCTGCTGGTGGGGGGAGTCCCGGTGACCGGCAATTTCATCAATAATACCATTTACACCGCCCTGGGTTACAAACATCACCTGAATATCCAGAGCCTGATCCCCAAGAGCCGGGATGTGAAGGCCGGTGTCAAGGTTATTACTGGCTGGACCCACCAGTCCAACTTTAACATCGATTTTTCCGAAATTACCGGGATTCAGGGGCTCCCCAGGGTGACCAACAGCAAGCGGTGGTATGGGATTGAAGTAGATTCGAGCCTTGAGGGACGGTTCTTTGATTTCCTTCTGGCCCGGCTGGATACCGGTTTTCTCCTCCCCGGTTCGGCCTATGATGTCGATGTGAACGTCTTTGATCCCGGCAACCTCTCCGCCGTCAACACCATCCCGTTTGATGGGGCCAACTGGGCCTTCGGTCTTCGCGGAACCATCGCTGTCGAATTCTAGTGCCGCATCCAAGAAATTCCTTTACATGGACAACAGAACGATCGGGTTGGTCTTAAAAAAATTGGAGGCGGTTCTTCCGCAGTGGAAGATTCCGGTGGTCGGGGTGATGGCGGAGCGTCCCGGAGATAGGGCCTTTCATGTCCTGATCAGCACGATCATTTCCCTCCGGACAAAAGATGCCGTGACCGAACAGGCCAGCCTTCGGCTGTTTGATCAGGCCAAGACACCGCAGGAGATGGTTCGGCTTTCGAGGGGAAAGATTCGGAAATTAATCTACCCGGCCGGTTTTTATCGCACGAAGGCCAAAAACATCATTGAGGTTTGCCGTCTCCTCATCCAAAGGCATGGGGGCCGGGTTCCGAGGAAGATGGAAGAATTGTTGGCCCTACCCGGTGTGGGCCGGAAAACGGCAAACCTCGTCATAACGGTTGGCTACGATGACTACGGCATCTGTGTGGACACGCACGTCCACCGGATCAGCAATCGCTGGGGGTATGTGAGGACAAAAACACCGGAGGAAACAGAAATGGTCCTGCGCCGGCAGTTGCCCAAAAGGTATTGGAAAACTTACAACGATATTCTTGTCACGTTTGGTCAGAACCTCTGTCACCCGACCTCTCCCTGGTGTTCCAAATGCCCTGTTGAGAGTCACTGTCCCCGGATCGGGGTGAAAAGATCACGTTGACCTTTGAGGTGCGATGATCCACAATACTTTTAGATCCTGATGAAATTGACATTCTACGGCGCCGCAGAGACAGTCACCGGTTCCAAATTCCTGATCGAAAACAAAAACAATTTTTTGATTGATTGTGGCCTTTTTCAGGGGTCCAAGGAGCTCCGGGTCAAGAATTGGGACCCCCCCCCTTTTGATCCGGCTTCTGTCAAGGCGGTCTTCCTGACCCATGCCCATATTGATCACAGCGGTTATATCCCCCTCCTCGTGAAGCATGGGTTTCACGGAAAGGTCCTGACGACGGAGGCGACCGCGGAACTTTGTTCTATCCTTTTGCCGGATTCGGGACACCTTCATGAAGAAGATGCCCGGTATGCCAACAAACAGGGTTTTTCAAAACACCATCCGGCCCTTCCTCTCTATACGGAGGAAGAGGCGCGGGCCTCTTTGCGGTTTTTTGAGACCTGGCCGATGGAAAAGAATTTTCTGGTGAACGAAGAAGTCGAGGCAACCTTTCATCCGGCCGGTCATATCCTGGGCGCCTCTCTGGTGGAGCTTCGGTTCCAGTACGGCAAGAAGAGGGTTCTCTTTACTGGTGATCTTGGCCGTCCCCATTCTCCGTTTATGATCAAGCCGGCCAAAATCCTGAAGGCCGATTATCTGGTCATTGAATCAACCTACGGGAACAGGGAACATTCCGATGATGATGTACGGGACCGGTTTCAGGAGATTGTGAATTCGACTGCGGCCAGAGGAGGGACAATCCTCATCCCTTCGTTTGCCGTCGAAAGGGCCCAGGAGGTGATTTACCTCCTCCGCCAACTGAAGGAAAAGGGGAAAATCCCGGACCTGCCGATTTATGTGAACAGTCCTTTGACCATTGATGCGACAGAAATCTTTCGTAAATACCCGGAGGGGCACAAGATCAGCCCGCGATTACTGACCGATCATGCGACGAACCCCCTGGAGTGCGGGAATCTCCATTTCGTTCATGAATCATCGGAGTCCAAAAGGCTTGGCAGTCTGAATTCGCCGGTAATTATCATCTCCGGTTCCGGGATGGCGGAGGGGGGGCGGATCCTGCACCACCTGAAGCAAAAACTGCCTCAGGCCAGAAATACGGTCGTCTTCGTCGGTTTTCAGGCGGAAGGGACGCGCGGCCGTGCCCTGATTGGGGGGGCGGCGGCGGTCAAGATTCACGGAGAGACGATCCCCGTCCATGCCCGCATCGAACATATCGACAGCCTCTCGGCCCACGCGGACTATCGCGAAATCCTCACCTGGCTTGCCAACTTTGAAAAACCGCCGCGGATGACCTATATTGTCCATGGCGAGAAAGAGGCGGCGGAGAGTCTTCAGCAGAAAATAAAAACCAAATTCGGTTGGAAAACGACTATCCCCAAATACGGTGAGTCGTTTGATTTGTAAGTAACAGGGGCTCGCGTCGCCCCCTCCACCGGCCGAGCCGGATGGAGCCTCCCCCTCAACGGCCCTTTGGGCCTGTTTTATTTTAATCGTTGTTCTATCGTTGCCCTTCTGTCTTCATACCCGGCCGGGTCGTAGTGGATCGTGACGTGGGAGTTTGGGATCCGGTTTTCGATGGCAAGCCGGAGCGATTCTGTCAATTCATGGGCCTCTTCAAAACTCTTGGCCCGGTCGACATCGATATGGAATTCAATCAGCTTCCGTGATCCGGAGCGGCGGGAACGAAAATCGTGGTAGTCGGTAATGTGGGGTTGGTAGCCTCGAATAATGGTATTCACCTCTTCCCGGTAGTGGTACGGGAGCGCCTTGTCCATCAACTCATCCAAGGCCTCTTTGGCCAGACGACCGGCTCCCCAAAGGATAGAAAGGGTGAGCCCGAGGCTCACTATCGGGTCAATGAGTGTCCATCCGGTCTGCTGGATCAGGACCAGTGCGACAATAATGCCGGTGTTGGTAAAGATGTCGGTCGCGTAGTGAAGGGCGTCCGCCTTCAGGGTGAGAGATTCCGTTTTTGCCGCTGTCTTCCGGAGGTATCGGACAAGGATCAGGCTCACCACGATCGAAAAAACCATCATCCCGATCCCGAGCGGGATCTGGCTTAATTGTTCATCATGAAGCATCCTTTGGGTAGCGGCGTAGATCAGCGCCCCTGCCGAGGCAAAGATAAATAAGGATTGGAAGAGGCCAGCCAACCCTTCCGCCTTGCCATGCCCAAAGGGGTGGTCTTCATCGGCCGGTTTGTCGGCGATCCGTATCGAGAGGTAGTTGACCAGTGAACTGAAGAGATCCAGGAGCGAATCGAGGGCCGAGGCGATCAGGGCGAGGGAATGGCTGGCCACCCCAACGGCCAGCTTTAAAATAAAAAGGGCCACGGAGACCCCGACGGAAAAGAGGACCGCTTTTTTCTTTCTCCCTTCCGGTGTCAACGGATGTTGCACAGGAAGACCTCTAGCCTGTTTTGGGCCGATTGGCAATCACCCCTTGACGCAACTTTTCAAAAGTCTTAAGTCTTGTCCCGTCATGCGTTGTCAAACGGAATACCTCTGGTTCCAGACCAAGAACAAAAAGGAACTGATCAATATTACGGAGGAGATCGGGCATTTCGTCAAAAAATCAGAGGTCCAGGAGGGGCTCTGTCTCGTCTCGGCGATGCATATTACCGCCGGGATCTGGGTCAATGATGAAGAGGGGGGGTTAAAGAAGGATTTAATGAAATGGCTCGAAGAACTGGCCCCCGCCGGGGACTACCTCCATCACCAAACCGGCGAGGATAACGCCGATGCCCACCTCAAAAGAACCCTGACCCATCACCAGGTCACCCTGCCGATCACCAAGGGAAAACTGGACTTGGGCCCCTGGGAGCAGATCTTCTATGCCGAATTCGACGGCCAGCGCAAAAAACGGGTCGTCATGAAGGCGTTGGGTGAATAACCAGCTGTAATCGTAGGAAATTTCTAGAAAAATTAACAGCAACTTAAAGTTGCTTCAAGCCGATATTCCAGGCATGGCTGGTCCCGGTTCTATCGATCCTAAAGCCCCGACTGGTTCCCCTCCATCCGTTGAGGATGGCGATAACGATCCTTCGGGTTTTGTCGAACTCTCCCCCGATCCCCCCTCGCCGGGAGACCATTTTTTGCCGGTGCCGGACGGGGTTGAGGTGACTCTTGAGGATGCTCCTCCTGTTATTCCCTCTGGGACCGGCGCCTTACTGGTGGGTCCCACGGGGGAAATAATCCCCGCCGCGCCGGCCGTGGAGGAGGCGATTTTTGAAGATGGGGCCGGGATGCAAAGGGGATACTTCCGGTTTTCACCGCTGTCGTCCTCGGCGGGAGATATTGTCGTCTATCTGACAGGACCGGATTCTCATACCGATCTCTCCACACATATCTTGATTCAAACGCTTACCGGCGCCGGCTTTTCCACCTACACCTATATCCCTCCCTTCTCCCTCGATATTGATTATCATACCGGGACACTCTCCCGCTTTCTGGATCGGGTGAGGGGCGAGAATCCGGGGAGAAGGATCCACCTGGTGACCTGCAGTTCCAGTGCGGTGATTGCCAGGCGTTATTTGGAGGAGTCCCCGGCCGCTGTCTCTAGTTTTGTGGCGGTGGTCCCCGCGTTCGAGATCACTCAGGAACATGCCGCCGCCTGGGAACGCCTGGGGAAACCGATTCCAGCCAATATCTATTCCTGGCCGGCAAGGCCGGTGGAGACCCCGGCGCTCTTTATCCTGGCAGGAGATGACCGGTCGGCCATCAATGACCGGTCACTGGCCGATTTGAGGGATCACTTTGGCGGGTATCGCCATCATGTCGTCTTTCCCGGTCGTCAGCATGAGATCTTCTTGACGGACACTGGGGAACGCCGACTGGCCGCGATGGAAGTGACCGCCGCCGTGGCCCGCTTCCTCCTCGAAAGACCGTATGAACCGGAGTTTCCGCTAACCCTTCATGATGGATCTGGGAGAAATGCCTGCTTTCGTCAAGCGATTACCCAGCGAACACAGTTTTGGGAAGGGGTGGCCCAGATCTTTCAGGAGGTGGCGAGTGGGGGAATCGACCTGGAGACGGCGGGCGCGATGTTTTATGAAGCCCACCCGGATCGGGCGCCTCTGGATCGTCTTCCCCATTATGATCCACAGGGATTTGGACGCCTCCTTCGTGAGATGATGCAACGGGTGGACCATACGCGATATTATTTGGCCAATACATCCGAGACGAGTCGGCTGGAGCCCTCGAGGCTTGTCGAGAGATTGGATGAGATAGAACACCTCCTCTTTGATCTGGCGAACGAGGCGGAGATCATTTTTTACGGGCTTTCTGTCTATAACATCTCGGATGCCACGAATGGAGACAGAAATCGTTTTTTCAGAGTTCTTCACCATGTTGCGAACATACTCGTCAATCTCGTTTCAGAAAATCCGGAACAGGTCAGGAATGGTTTTGAACAACTCCCGGCGGTTCTCGTGGAATTAAGGGGGGTGGTTGGGGACCTTGCCCTGGTGGGGGACCATGCCGCTGTGGCGGTGATGGGAGAGGGGCCGCTCTTTCCCGAAGGGTGGTCCACCCAAGGGGATTTACACGAGGAGGAAAAAAGAGTTCGCGCCCAGTTGGGAGAGCGGCGGGCGCTGTTCCGGCAGGTGGCGATGCGCCGTTTACAGAGATTCTACTGGGATCACCGAGAGGTTTGGCCGGAAGCGGTTCGAGCCAAAGCCGCCGCGATTGACCGGGTGGTGAACCACTTTTTGGCCCTTCAAAGGAAGCAAGATGGTCTGGATGTCCGGGGGCTTGTCCAGCGGTATCTCACCGCCTATCCGGACGTGGCTGATTATCTGCAGGTGACGCTCGATTATTACGGGGCGACCCTCAATGATTTGGAAACCCTCCCGATGCTTTTGCGGATCGTGATTGAGCGGTACAACACCGCGGCGACCGCCATCTATGGGGATATAACCACGATGGAACACACCCCGGAGGAGACCTGGCAGGGACTCCGGGTACAGGTCCGGGCGGCGGCGGCACTTCTCTCACTCCTGGACCAGATCCCGCCTCAAGAGGGACTTGGGAACCCGACGAGAGTTCGGCCAGATATCCTGGCGGTGGTTCGTGAAAGGCTGGAGGCGATCCGGGCCTTGATTGAAAGGAGGGTCTTGGATCAAAGGCCCGGCCCCGAGCCACAGACGGTCTATACCTGGGAAGAGGTGACAACGCTTTTGTCAAACCTTGACCAGGCTTGGGGAGAGGTCGTTGCGGCGGCCCTTTTGATTGATCTTTCCCCTGAACTCATTGCCCGCTTTGAATCACTCCGGGCCCATTTGGGGTTGATGATTGCCGCGAGAGGCCGTTACCGTTCTGTGAGTGGCACCATCCATGCGGTGATTTATCGTCTTTATACGAATCTTGCCGAGCTGATGCGGGGGGCCCACCAATTCCCCTCGGTGGCGGGGAGTTCCGGGGCTGTCGGTGAAGAACCGGTTGGTGAGCGGATGA includes:
- a CDS encoding cation transporter, which translates into the protein MQHPLTPEGRKKKAVLFSVGVSVALFILKLAVGVASHSLALIASALDSLLDLFSSLVNYLSIRIADKPADEDHPFGHGKAEGLAGLFQSLFIFASAGALIYAATQRMLHDEQLSQIPLGIGMMVFSIVVSLILVRYLRKTAAKTESLTLKADALHYATDIFTNTGIIVALVLIQQTGWTLIDPIVSLGLTLSILWGAGRLAKEALDELMDKALPYHYREEVNTIIRGYQPHITDYHDFRSRRSGSRKLIEFHIDVDRAKSFEEAHELTESLRLAIENRIPNSHVTIHYDPAGYEDRRATIEQRLK
- a CDS encoding YjbQ family protein, with product MRCQTEYLWFQTKNKKELINITEEIGHFVKKSEVQEGLCLVSAMHITAGIWVNDEEGGLKKDLMKWLEELAPAGDYLHHQTGEDNADAHLKRTLTHHQVTLPITKGKLDLGPWEQIFYAEFDGQRKKRVVMKALGE